Proteins encoded together in one Terriglobus saanensis SP1PR4 window:
- a CDS encoding glycosyltransferase family 2 protein — MPHQDSLSSQPLTATVLLCTYQRKDDLARCLSALELQTRQPEEILLTVRDTDNITLDFLSSSTYSLPLRMVPVQIPGLVAARNAGIAALKTDIVAMIDDDTYPAVNWLESVCAHFEADSQLGGLGGRDRPAGDHVKEVARQPVVGILLYYGKHIGNHHSGIGPARPVDLLKGANMSFRSEAIRQVGFDSRLSGTGSQPCEDLSISLRVRRAGWKLAYDPEVLVDHYEGAREEQRHYAAMLPVKDPKAFGEVTYNWVVTIWDEFSLFRHLVFIAWQFFVGTRVRPGLVQALRFSKSLGNISWQRFWYTQQAVASAYKDLYRARSSGSGT, encoded by the coding sequence ATGCCGCATCAAGATAGTCTATCCAGCCAACCGCTTACGGCGACCGTCCTCCTTTGCACCTACCAACGGAAAGATGATCTTGCCCGCTGCCTGAGCGCTTTGGAACTTCAGACCCGCCAGCCTGAAGAAATCCTACTGACCGTGCGGGACACGGACAACATCACGCTGGACTTCCTTTCCTCCTCGACTTATAGCTTGCCACTTCGCATGGTTCCCGTACAGATTCCGGGGCTCGTCGCCGCACGCAACGCGGGTATCGCCGCCCTCAAGACCGATATTGTCGCCATGATCGACGATGACACCTATCCTGCAGTCAACTGGCTTGAAAGCGTTTGTGCCCACTTCGAAGCAGACTCACAACTTGGTGGCCTGGGTGGTCGTGATCGCCCGGCTGGCGATCACGTCAAAGAGGTCGCCCGTCAGCCGGTCGTCGGCATCTTGCTCTATTACGGTAAACATATCGGTAACCACCACTCCGGCATCGGACCCGCACGCCCCGTCGATCTCCTCAAAGGCGCAAATATGAGCTTCCGTTCGGAAGCTATTCGCCAAGTGGGCTTTGACTCACGATTGTCAGGTACAGGTTCGCAGCCTTGCGAAGATCTTTCCATTTCTCTGCGCGTCCGTCGCGCAGGCTGGAAGCTTGCCTATGATCCAGAAGTCCTTGTCGACCACTACGAGGGCGCAAGGGAGGAACAGCGGCACTATGCCGCAATGCTTCCAGTCAAAGATCCGAAGGCCTTTGGAGAAGTTACCTACAACTGGGTCGTCACAATTTGGGATGAATTCTCACTCTTCCGTCACCTGGTCTTCATCGCATGGCAATTCTTTGTAGGCACACGCGTCCGTCCAGGCCTGGTCCAAGCGCTGCGATTTTCAAAATCGCTTGGCAACATCTCGTGGCAGCGCTTCTGGTACACCCAACAGGCCGTCGCTTCAGCGTACAAAGACCTCTACCGTGCAAGGTCCAGTGGTTCGGGTACGTAG
- a CDS encoding glycosyltransferase family 4 protein — protein MSTRSLRLIAYDLDDPCDQALWAGIAAHIVHNLRTAGMDVVVSGRHASKLRRISKSLQYNYYNRLHKQYFHAERDAFQTRLGGFVGSRAVSRIQGADACIAFSPTSVAHLETSLPIFLIHDASWSQLLETYPHLAPSRQVPRIVRSGFDLERRAYTKKNVYPVLTSHWVGDRLIAEYDLDPQRISFLPFGANFDEEPDGNLVEEAIARRGQGPCRLLFVGRDWERKGGPFAAEVCALLNAQGLPTELTVVGCPPQQAGEHIHFTGLLRKTVPEQKARLSALYAESDFFFMPSLAEAQGVVFNEAAGYGLPALARDVGGVSAVLDPSWSGLFNETAPATVYADWIATAFRDRARYQQLARAARADYETRLSGAVYAQSLIAIIRSRLDAPSGAR, from the coding sequence ATGTCGACTCGATCCCTCAGACTCATAGCGTATGACCTTGATGATCCGTGTGATCAGGCCCTATGGGCAGGTATCGCGGCGCATATTGTGCATAACCTGCGGACAGCAGGAATGGATGTTGTCGTCTCCGGACGACACGCTTCCAAGCTCCGCAGAATAAGTAAATCCTTGCAATACAACTACTACAATCGCCTTCATAAGCAATACTTCCACGCTGAGAGGGATGCCTTCCAAACCAGATTGGGTGGGTTCGTTGGTAGTCGAGCGGTCTCGCGTATTCAGGGTGCAGATGCTTGCATTGCCTTCTCTCCTACTTCCGTCGCGCATCTGGAGACCTCTCTACCCATCTTCCTGATTCACGATGCGAGTTGGAGCCAGCTGCTGGAAACCTATCCGCACCTCGCTCCCAGCCGTCAGGTTCCGCGCATCGTGCGTTCCGGCTTCGATCTGGAACGGCGCGCCTATACCAAGAAAAATGTTTATCCCGTTCTTACGTCGCACTGGGTTGGCGACAGACTCATTGCGGAATATGACCTCGACCCACAGCGAATCTCCTTTCTGCCCTTTGGCGCAAACTTCGATGAAGAGCCAGACGGCAACCTGGTGGAGGAGGCAATCGCGCGCCGCGGCCAGGGGCCATGCCGGCTTCTCTTTGTAGGTCGCGATTGGGAGCGCAAGGGAGGACCCTTCGCCGCGGAGGTTTGTGCGCTTCTCAATGCTCAAGGCTTGCCTACAGAACTGACTGTTGTCGGTTGCCCCCCACAGCAAGCAGGGGAGCATATACATTTCACGGGGCTTCTTAGAAAAACCGTCCCTGAGCAAAAGGCGCGCCTCTCCGCCCTCTATGCGGAATCCGACTTTTTCTTCATGCCCTCCCTGGCGGAGGCACAGGGTGTCGTTTTCAACGAAGCTGCGGGTTACGGCCTGCCAGCACTGGCGCGAGATGTAGGCGGAGTTTCGGCCGTGCTGGATCCGAGTTGGAGCGGACTCTTCAACGAGACGGCACCAGCGACGGTCTACGCTGATTGGATTGCTACAGCCTTTCGCGATCGAGCGCGCTACCAGCAACTCGCACGCGCGGCTCGCGCAGACTACGAAACCAGATTGAGCGGCGCCGTGTATGCGCAAAGTCTCATCGCCATTATTCGATCAAGACTCGATGCGCCCAGCGGTGCTCGATAA
- a CDS encoding GumC family protein, which translates to MANMLPGGQTAIQRLPPKPKPIETLRQHKLLFGSILCAGLLLTAAYVGLSHKKYESDMSLMVQNSRKNMVISSDPTAASQPIPTQVAEEDVNSAVEVLGSSDVLDDVVDPGWTQSNTHSKQAEMDHEGKVSTFRKRLVVSPVRKSHVIDVSYVTTDPHQATLQLNRLLDVFMTKQKALSQPTGVAKFFEDEAERYKSQWSEAQQKLADFQEKHKFVTVTDKETDISKALADAMTLQRSADAEISEVQHRLGVVNAQLRSVPQRQNTTERIVPASGSLDQVNILLAQLNLRRAQLLTQYQPTDRMVQQVDTQIAEAQAELTRLQTNTTTEHTSSVNPTWQVVDQNYASETAHLRAVTGRRDALVAQINDLQNQLNSLVQDELEFKTLQQNASTLNTNYQLYIQKRDSARMSAAMDNSGLLNFGVVQYPTFSLSPVRPRPLIDSLLGIMTSLFLASMAVYFVSSRKHEAALEAAAASEPDFPYLEAVAKMGALDTEFQRYRAY; encoded by the coding sequence ATGGCCAACATGCTACCCGGCGGGCAGACAGCGATTCAACGCCTGCCCCCTAAGCCCAAACCGATTGAGACCTTGCGCCAGCACAAGTTGCTATTCGGTTCGATCTTGTGCGCTGGCCTTCTGCTTACCGCGGCGTATGTGGGATTAAGCCATAAGAAATATGAATCCGACATGAGTCTGATGGTCCAGAACTCCCGTAAGAACATGGTGATTTCTTCCGATCCGACGGCAGCCTCTCAGCCCATCCCGACGCAGGTTGCAGAGGAAGACGTCAATTCGGCGGTTGAGGTCCTGGGCAGCTCGGACGTTCTGGATGACGTGGTGGATCCGGGGTGGACACAGTCGAATACACATTCCAAGCAAGCTGAGATGGATCACGAAGGTAAAGTTTCAACCTTCCGCAAGCGCCTGGTTGTGAGTCCTGTACGGAAGTCGCATGTAATCGATGTAAGTTATGTCACGACCGACCCCCATCAAGCGACACTTCAGTTGAACCGCCTGCTGGACGTTTTCATGACCAAACAAAAAGCATTGAGCCAGCCCACAGGCGTTGCAAAGTTTTTTGAGGATGAAGCAGAGCGTTACAAGTCTCAATGGAGCGAAGCACAGCAGAAGCTTGCGGACTTTCAAGAGAAGCACAAGTTCGTAACCGTCACAGATAAAGAAACGGACATCTCCAAGGCTCTGGCCGATGCGATGACGCTGCAGCGCTCCGCCGACGCGGAGATTAGCGAAGTGCAGCATCGTCTAGGCGTGGTGAACGCGCAGCTTCGTTCCGTTCCGCAGCGTCAGAACACCACGGAGCGGATCGTTCCTGCCTCGGGTTCACTCGATCAGGTGAACATTTTGCTTGCGCAGTTGAATCTAAGGCGCGCGCAACTGTTGACGCAGTATCAGCCCACCGACCGCATGGTCCAGCAAGTGGATACACAGATCGCAGAGGCCCAGGCCGAACTTACACGCTTGCAGACGAACACTACGACGGAACACACCTCGAGTGTGAATCCAACCTGGCAGGTCGTCGACCAGAACTACGCGAGCGAGACAGCGCATCTTCGGGCCGTAACAGGACGCCGCGATGCTCTTGTCGCGCAGATCAACGATCTGCAGAATCAGTTGAATTCCCTGGTGCAGGATGAGCTTGAGTTCAAGACACTGCAACAGAATGCAAGCACACTTAATACGAACTATCAGCTGTATATCCAAAAACGCGATTCTGCTCGTATGTCCGCAGCCATGGATAACAGCGGTTTGTTGAACTTCGGTGTGGTGCAGTATCCGACGTTTTCGCTTTCCCCGGTACGCCCGCGTCCTTTGATCGACTCGCTTCTTGGCATCATGACTTCCCTCTTCCTCGCCTCGATGGCTGTGTACTTCGTGAGTTCACGCAAGCATGAGGCCGCGTTGGAAGCTGCCGCAGCCTCTGAGCCGGATTTCCCCTACCTGGAAGCCGTGGCGAAGATGGGAGCTCTGGATACCGAGTTCCAAAGATACAGGGCCTACTAG
- a CDS encoding oligosaccharide flippase family protein has translation MSAATEKDVPIDPIPIAKAVKPAARGVRIISQTIGSRVFIQGLNILTGIMTARILAPAGRGQLAAITLWSQLLAGMTTFGLPSALIYYIRNRPKQTATLMVNSLFMSTVLSVLVAIVGAICMPMWLHQYPLWAIRAAQWFLIVTPLCSTTLIFRGGIEATGSFSTSNFAQILNPAMILASLLILLATHQFNTLNASGAYILAAAPPFFLLAWRSRKLFGSDRKISFTTQKLLLSYGIRSYGIDLIGALALQVDQVLVVSFLRPADLGVYVVMLSLSRILNIFQNSVVTVLFPKATGLSIEQAVAMTARAARVSTAITSVCALCIALLGPLLLRIFYGAEYAKSSFTLRVLLVEVTIAGCAFVLAQAFMALGKPGLVTFLQGVGLAVSVPMMFLLIPRWGTLGAATALLVSTLLRLALIYGSFIFVLKVRPPSLLINRDDINLLLVALRKKGVRV, from the coding sequence ATGTCTGCCGCGACTGAGAAGGATGTCCCGATCGATCCCATACCTATAGCGAAGGCTGTGAAGCCCGCTGCCCGTGGTGTGCGGATCATCAGTCAGACGATTGGTTCTCGCGTCTTCATCCAGGGTCTGAACATTCTGACCGGGATCATGACGGCGCGTATTCTGGCACCCGCTGGTCGAGGGCAACTTGCCGCAATCACCTTGTGGTCTCAACTGCTGGCCGGAATGACCACATTTGGTCTGCCGAGCGCTCTGATCTACTACATTCGCAACCGGCCTAAACAGACGGCGACCTTGATGGTGAACAGTCTGTTCATGAGTACGGTGCTCTCCGTCCTTGTAGCCATTGTGGGTGCGATCTGCATGCCCATGTGGCTGCATCAGTATCCCCTCTGGGCTATCCGTGCGGCGCAATGGTTCCTCATCGTTACGCCGCTCTGCAGCACGACCCTGATCTTTCGTGGCGGCATCGAAGCGACGGGATCCTTCTCGACTTCCAATTTCGCCCAGATTTTGAATCCAGCGATGATTCTGGCCTCGCTGCTGATTCTGCTCGCCACACATCAGTTCAACACGCTGAACGCTTCGGGCGCCTACATTCTGGCTGCAGCCCCCCCATTTTTTCTGCTGGCGTGGCGCTCTCGTAAGCTCTTTGGTAGCGACCGCAAGATCAGCTTTACAACACAGAAACTGCTTCTCAGTTATGGCATTCGCTCTTATGGGATCGATCTGATTGGCGCACTCGCGCTTCAAGTGGATCAAGTGCTTGTAGTGAGCTTCCTGCGGCCCGCCGACCTGGGCGTATACGTTGTGATGTTGAGCCTCTCCCGCATTCTGAATATCTTCCAGAATTCGGTGGTAACGGTTCTCTTCCCGAAGGCGACCGGACTGTCGATCGAACAGGCCGTTGCCATGACAGCACGGGCTGCGCGTGTCAGCACCGCGATTACAAGTGTCTGCGCTCTCTGCATTGCTCTTTTGGGACCTCTGCTGCTGCGCATTTTCTACGGTGCCGAGTATGCCAAATCATCGTTTACGCTCCGTGTGCTCCTGGTCGAGGTCACGATTGCCGGATGCGCCTTCGTTTTGGCTCAGGCCTTCATGGCGCTGGGTAAGCCAGGGCTTGTAACCTTTCTGCAGGGCGTCGGCCTGGCAGTGAGTGTGCCCATGATGTTTCTGTTGATTCCGCGGTGGGGAACGCTGGGCGCTGCGACGGCTCTTCTGGTTTCGACTCTTCTGAGACTTGCTTTGATCTATGGCAGCTTTATCTTTGTTCTGAAGGTCAGGCCGCCAAGCCTCCTCATTAACCGCGACGACATCAATCTACTTCTAGTGGCGCTGCGAAAAAAAGGCGTGAGAGTGTAA
- a CDS encoding O-antigen ligase family protein, protein MPLTLLEVKQNKKYRNMLIGFLFGSILLSFTPLAQGLIYLIPAAGFMVAWYLKRRSRVHYITFVLWLFFLAPMVRRMIEYHIQAQTAAMVIATPILACVAGMPTLRRISIILSSVRLRSIVLIIATIAYAAVVGFLTHSPVGMVQELVTWIGPLAFALYLFDQREYLDEILSLIRNNFLFGILAMGFYGVYQYLVLAPWDAYWMENSSLSTIGSPERMQVRVFSTMNAPQTLADFLIFGLLLCVSSTRRLRYAAMPFALMALALTSSRSAWVGGAAGLLFAIFSLPAKRRIQIVFALFGCVAVLGVLTQIPEVDELLSARLASFTNLKEDSSVNQRLASQQQAVTMFIAKPFGNGFGGNQASESSGPSYGVATIQGVYQNDNGIEQVTLTYGWVGSLVFIFGFAAAVIAALRVTRTPELMALKAGLISLVVQVPTMGIFPSATGMLLWMSIMLCLASQELQASPLVSAVAVRFSRAEPQEAS, encoded by the coding sequence ATGCCACTTACCCTATTGGAAGTGAAGCAGAACAAGAAGTATCGCAATATGCTGATTGGGTTTCTCTTCGGCAGCATTTTGCTTTCTTTCACGCCTCTTGCTCAAGGACTCATCTATCTCATTCCCGCTGCGGGATTCATGGTGGCCTGGTATCTCAAGAGACGTTCGCGGGTCCACTACATCACCTTCGTGCTCTGGCTCTTCTTCCTCGCACCGATGGTTCGTCGCATGATCGAATATCACATTCAGGCCCAGACGGCTGCCATGGTGATCGCGACACCTATCTTGGCGTGCGTTGCTGGCATGCCGACATTACGGCGCATTTCGATCATCCTCTCGTCGGTACGGCTCCGCTCCATCGTGCTGATCATCGCGACGATCGCGTACGCCGCTGTAGTTGGCTTCCTCACCCACTCCCCTGTTGGCATGGTGCAGGAGCTTGTAACGTGGATAGGACCGCTTGCGTTCGCGCTCTACCTATTTGACCAGCGGGAGTACCTGGACGAGATTCTCTCCCTTATTCGTAACAACTTCCTCTTCGGCATTCTCGCGATGGGATTTTATGGCGTGTACCAGTACCTCGTTTTGGCACCGTGGGACGCGTACTGGATGGAGAACTCCAGCCTGTCGACGATCGGCTCTCCTGAACGCATGCAGGTGCGTGTTTTTTCGACGATGAATGCGCCGCAGACACTGGCGGACTTTCTCATCTTCGGACTGTTGCTTTGTGTCTCTTCCACCCGCAGGCTTCGATATGCTGCAATGCCGTTCGCTTTGATGGCGCTCGCCCTCACGTCGAGCCGTTCTGCGTGGGTGGGCGGTGCAGCGGGGCTGCTGTTTGCAATCTTCTCTCTCCCTGCCAAGCGACGCATCCAGATTGTGTTTGCCCTCTTCGGCTGTGTGGCCGTGCTTGGAGTCCTGACCCAGATCCCGGAGGTGGACGAGTTGCTGTCTGCGCGCCTCGCGAGCTTCACTAATCTGAAAGAAGACAGCAGTGTGAACCAACGACTGGCGAGCCAACAGCAGGCAGTCACGATGTTTATCGCCAAGCCTTTCGGCAACGGATTTGGTGGCAACCAGGCCAGCGAGAGTAGCGGACCATCCTACGGAGTCGCGACGATTCAAGGCGTATACCAAAATGACAACGGCATTGAACAGGTAACGCTAACCTATGGATGGGTCGGCTCGCTAGTCTTTATCTTTGGCTTTGCCGCAGCCGTCATCGCCGCGCTTCGCGTCACAAGAACGCCGGAGCTGATGGCACTGAAAGCTGGACTGATTAGCCTGGTGGTGCAGGTACCGACGATGGGCATCTTCCCCTCGGCGACCGGGATGCTGCTCTGGATGAGCATCATGCTCTGCCTCGCATCTCAGGAACTGCAGGCATCACCCCTCGTCTCTGCGGTTGCTGTTCGATTCAGCCGCGCCGAACCTCAGGAAGCCTCATGA
- a CDS encoding glycosyltransferase family 4 protein: protein MKEPGALRVLHLSNSVSSLGNGIVNVAVDLAIEQVQRGITVGFMSGGGGWISLLEASGVKTFTFPHGGWRNKITTSWKLFRLLRTFRPDVVHAHMRTGLVLAWPLTTLLRIPLVMHLHNIHDEKLGTAKLANRVIAVSRAVANDLQQVGLPADHIRVVLNGMLGSKRLSPDVPSKELTRPAIVCVAGMTVRKGILELIEAFGSIADEFPGASLYLVGGGSAESAMIREVAANSPVSDRIHFEDFQADPRAYLASSDVFVLASRREAFGLALVEARAAGCAIVATNVDGIPEIIEDGKTGLLIGVNDPADLAAKIRLLLTDDALRTKLKAQAREHLELYSVERMTTETTAVYSELL from the coding sequence ATGAAGGAACCTGGAGCGCTTCGAGTTCTACACCTCTCTAATAGTGTTTCCAGTCTCGGCAACGGCATCGTAAACGTAGCGGTTGACCTGGCAATTGAGCAGGTGCAGCGCGGCATCACGGTCGGGTTTATGTCCGGAGGTGGAGGGTGGATATCACTCCTTGAAGCTTCCGGGGTTAAGACCTTTACGTTTCCGCATGGAGGCTGGCGCAATAAGATCACGACCTCGTGGAAGCTCTTCCGCCTGCTTCGTACATTTCGTCCGGATGTCGTGCACGCCCATATGCGAACGGGGCTTGTGTTGGCATGGCCTTTGACCACCTTGTTGCGGATTCCGCTGGTGATGCATCTCCACAACATCCATGACGAAAAGCTGGGAACGGCGAAGTTGGCAAATCGTGTGATTGCAGTGAGTCGCGCGGTTGCAAACGATCTGCAGCAGGTTGGCCTGCCTGCCGATCATATTCGCGTTGTGTTGAATGGGATGCTGGGCAGCAAACGGCTGAGTCCCGATGTGCCATCGAAAGAACTCACGCGACCGGCGATCGTTTGTGTTGCAGGAATGACCGTGCGCAAGGGAATCCTCGAGTTAATTGAGGCCTTCGGTTCCATCGCAGACGAATTTCCCGGTGCCTCCCTTTATCTGGTCGGAGGAGGTAGCGCCGAATCAGCGATGATCCGCGAAGTCGCCGCCAATTCGCCTGTGAGTGACCGCATTCACTTTGAAGACTTTCAGGCGGATCCCAGGGCGTATCTTGCTTCGTCGGACGTCTTCGTTCTCGCTTCGAGGCGGGAGGCGTTCGGGCTTGCGCTGGTCGAGGCGCGTGCAGCGGGTTGCGCGATCGTTGCGACCAATGTGGATGGCATTCCCGAAATCATTGAGGATGGCAAGACCGGCCTGCTGATCGGCGTGAATGATCCCGCAGACCTGGCTGCAAAGATACGACTCTTACTGACCGACGACGCTCTGCGTACTAAATTGAAGGCCCAGGCGCGCGAGCATCTAGAACTTTACAGCGTCGAACGGATGACCACCGAGACGACGGCCGTCTACAGCGAGTTATTGTAG
- a CDS encoding right-handed parallel beta-helix repeat-containing protein: protein MMPKVPTTTQSRAKQIVLGILLVAGFAVAPCNAAQYFVDATHGSDRGTGLSPNAAWQHLSSVNRFAHSRGFRPGDEILLKSGERWREQMELTGAPGMNGGSDQHPLRIGSYGTGELPTIDGADSASGWKSAGKGVYQIPMKDPVFKVFVDGDDHPTHALTSQLNFAGGWAPGSTYRMWDFIQNQGKTFLAMQDITTTNRILPSEWYRIGSLPPEQMVSGLENVSRVPGSWFYDARQQALFVHLADGGDPSSHSMQIVHRTYGVFLQGCSHVVIDGVRIIHAAKSGILAAVNPGGGAVGNEYNTVRNSVFWNLGDGTTDWIPSISMSGEGAVFVAAGTAAPTNPALRGWTIQDNAVGEIDSDRFLNYERNGLSITGTADLVLKQNYVSTLNSLGISVFTIHGPQCTTPTIQGNFLTMNDGNIRVSGCIKPVIDSNTITYSYGYGVQIGGNSSSATITHNTIHHIARIGNENAYNGLDCNGGAPDGTLAYNSIAAVWGAEATFEVGCSRWSIHDNVFDSSNNVKGGGLTFYIRQDSIPGLKFENNIYRLNSGTKQQFNYGAGVPGSRPFHDFDWWKQNVETSALQCVAGKDDRRCSFASTAPYSLPTEGFTAVPAVRRFMSTAPRDNWQP from the coding sequence ATGATGCCGAAGGTCCCGACCACAACGCAGTCTCGCGCCAAACAAATCGTGCTGGGCATTCTTCTCGTGGCGGGTTTCGCAGTAGCACCCTGCAATGCGGCGCAATATTTTGTCGATGCAACCCATGGTTCGGATCGCGGTACCGGGCTTTCTCCCAATGCAGCATGGCAGCATCTCTCCAGCGTCAATCGATTCGCGCACAGTCGCGGCTTTCGTCCAGGAGACGAGATCCTTTTGAAGTCCGGAGAACGCTGGCGTGAGCAGATGGAGCTTACCGGGGCGCCGGGAATGAACGGTGGAAGCGACCAGCATCCTCTTCGCATCGGAAGCTACGGTACGGGAGAACTTCCTACGATTGACGGGGCGGATTCTGCGAGCGGTTGGAAAAGTGCAGGCAAGGGGGTCTATCAGATCCCGATGAAGGACCCTGTCTTCAAGGTTTTTGTGGATGGGGACGACCATCCCACGCATGCTCTGACTTCGCAGCTCAACTTTGCCGGTGGATGGGCTCCGGGCAGTACCTACAGGATGTGGGACTTCATTCAAAACCAAGGCAAGACGTTTCTCGCCATGCAGGACATTACGACGACGAACCGGATCCTTCCATCGGAGTGGTATCGTATCGGATCTCTTCCACCGGAGCAGATGGTGTCGGGCTTGGAGAATGTATCCAGGGTGCCAGGCAGCTGGTTTTACGACGCACGTCAGCAAGCGCTTTTTGTTCATCTTGCGGACGGCGGAGATCCCTCCTCCCACTCCATGCAGATCGTGCATCGCACTTATGGAGTCTTTCTGCAGGGCTGCAGCCACGTGGTTATCGACGGTGTGCGCATCATCCACGCGGCAAAGTCCGGCATTCTCGCGGCGGTCAACCCAGGCGGTGGGGCAGTAGGAAATGAATACAACACGGTTCGCAACTCTGTCTTCTGGAACCTCGGAGACGGCACGACGGACTGGATTCCCTCGATCAGCATGTCAGGTGAGGGCGCAGTTTTTGTTGCGGCTGGTACAGCTGCTCCCACGAACCCGGCCCTGCGCGGATGGACCATCCAGGACAACGCCGTCGGCGAGATCGACAGTGACCGCTTTCTGAACTACGAGCGCAATGGTCTCTCGATCACGGGCACCGCAGACCTCGTGCTTAAGCAGAACTATGTCTCCACCCTCAACTCCCTCGGAATCTCTGTCTTTACTATTCACGGCCCTCAATGCACTACCCCTACAATCCAAGGCAATTTCCTGACGATGAACGACGGCAATATTCGCGTTTCCGGCTGCATTAAGCCCGTCATCGACAGCAACACCATCACCTACTCCTACGGATATGGTGTGCAGATTGGAGGCAACAGCTCCAGCGCCACGATCACGCACAATACCATCCATCACATCGCACGGATTGGGAACGAGAACGCTTACAACGGTCTGGATTGCAACGGAGGCGCGCCGGACGGGACGCTGGCCTACAACTCCATTGCCGCGGTTTGGGGCGCGGAAGCTACATTCGAAGTCGGTTGTAGTCGCTGGAGTATTCACGACAACGTCTTCGATTCGAGCAACAACGTGAAGGGCGGCGGTCTGACTTTCTACATCCGCCAGGACTCCATTCCGGGGCTCAAGTTTGAAAACAATATTTACCGCCTCAACTCGGGAACGAAGCAGCAGTTTAATTACGGCGCGGGTGTACCCGGATCGCGCCCTTTCCATGATTTTGATTGGTGGAAGCAGAACGTAGAGACGAGCGCACTGCAGTGCGTAGCAGGGAAAGACGATCGACGCTGTTCCTTTGCCAGCACGGCTCCTTACTCGCTTCCGACAGAAGGATTTACTGCGGTACCGGCTGTACGGCGCTTCATGAGCACAGCACCTCGCGACAATTGGCAGCCCTGA
- a CDS encoding glycosyltransferase family 4 protein, giving the protein MQSFHIALSWSTSGAGGSGRVVETLTDYLPRLGVEVKGAVLAPADVAERTDGRLQLLAPSGTGGLKRLVASREMILHALKTAKPDILASHFALLSLPAIDKLKAQPFVVHFHGPWAEEARVQGSGKLAIAAMLQVERAVYRRGDRVITLSKAFADVLVRDYSIKADRIRIIPGSVDLERFILPPSKQTARAALGWPEDRKILVSVRRLVPRMGLGNLIQAISLIRKQHPEVLLYMVGKGPLQKQLQEQIVSLGLEQHVVLLGFVPDELLVNAYQAADMNIVPTLALEGFGLIAAESLAAGTPALVTPVGGLPEVVGDFSSDLVFESTSAEDIAAGLKRFLSGEVPMPSPEACRSYAEKHFAAPLMAERTVAVYNELV; this is encoded by the coding sequence ATGCAAAGCTTCCATATAGCGCTCTCTTGGTCGACAAGTGGTGCAGGGGGATCGGGCAGAGTGGTGGAGACACTGACGGACTACCTTCCACGCCTGGGTGTCGAAGTCAAAGGTGCAGTGCTCGCTCCTGCAGACGTAGCAGAGCGTACGGACGGTAGATTGCAGCTTCTGGCACCTTCAGGTACAGGCGGCTTGAAGCGTCTCGTGGCCAGCCGCGAGATGATTCTTCACGCGCTGAAGACCGCAAAGCCGGACATCCTCGCGTCACACTTCGCTCTGCTCTCGCTGCCTGCTATCGACAAATTGAAGGCTCAACCCTTCGTCGTCCACTTTCATGGACCTTGGGCAGAGGAGGCCCGCGTGCAGGGCAGCGGTAAGCTCGCCATCGCGGCCATGCTACAGGTGGAACGCGCCGTCTATCGCCGCGGTGATCGCGTCATTACGCTCTCCAAAGCTTTTGCTGATGTGCTTGTTCGCGATTACAGCATCAAGGCGGACCGCATTCGCATCATTCCAGGTTCTGTAGATCTGGAGCGTTTCATCCTGCCGCCAAGCAAGCAGACAGCACGCGCCGCTCTCGGCTGGCCCGAAGATCGAAAGATCCTCGTCTCCGTGCGCCGTCTCGTGCCGCGCATGGGCCTCGGCAATCTCATCCAGGCCATCAGCCTGATTCGCAAGCAGCATCCTGAGGTACTTCTGTATATGGTCGGCAAGGGGCCTCTGCAAAAGCAGCTACAGGAACAGATCGTGTCGCTCGGCCTGGAACAGCACGTCGTTCTCCTTGGCTTCGTCCCGGATGAACTCCTCGTGAATGCGTATCAAGCGGCCGACATGAATATCGTGCCTACGCTTGCATTGGAAGGCTTCGGCCTGATCGCGGCAGAGTCGCTGGCAGCGGGAACGCCAGCGCTGGTGACACCGGTCGGCGGTCTTCCTGAAGTCGTTGGAGACTTTTCGAGCGACCTCGTCTTCGAGTCGACGTCTGCGGAAGATATTGCCGCCGGTCTCAAGCGTTTCCTCTCCGGTGAAGTCCCCATGCCCAGTCCCGAGGCGTGCCGTAGTTACGCAGAGAAGCACTTCGCCGCGCCTCTTATGGCTGAGCGCACTGTCGCTGTCTACAACGAACTTGTTTGA